The Vigna unguiculata cultivar IT97K-499-35 chromosome 6, ASM411807v1, whole genome shotgun sequence genome contains a region encoding:
- the LOC114188906 gene encoding uncharacterized protein LOC114188906, which produces MVLISGNKSVFQQTNDERAKAQGITLLQNSPQQGNKNVESARTQNVANAGLNKAMTTMDEFKSGFPSEGLSATSNKWWGNRDRDDCAGSSANGAKTLLPEEKAGEEKMVHETPKTGNSETPHGSSLLTAVRKRAVEEGREALKLGVFRGYGINKLSKREKILLHQVFGSSLPKPWMET; this is translated from the coding sequence TGTTTTTCAACAAACAAATGATGAGAGGGCCAAAGCACAAGGTATTACACTGCTTCAGAATTCGCCGCAGCAAGGAAACAAGAATGTGGAAAGTGCACGGACGCAGAATGTGGCTAATGCTGGCTTGAACAAAGCAATGACAACAATGGATGAATTCAAGTCTGGATTTCCGTCAGAAGGCTTATCAGCCACTTCAAATAAATGGTGGGGTAATAGGGACCGTGATGATTGTGCAGGAAGTAGTGCCAATGGAGCCAAGACTCTACTACCTGAGGAGAAAGCAGGGGAAGAGAAGATGGTACATGAAACACCAAAAACTGGAAACAGTGAAACTCCTCATGGTTCTTCTTTATTGACCGCTGTGAGGAAAAGGGCTGTGGAAGAAGGAAGAGAAGCATTGAAATTAGGAGTTTTTCGAGGCTATGGCATAAACAAGCTAAGCAAAAGGGAGAAAATACTGCTCCACCAAGTATTCGGATCTTCACTGCCAAAGCCATGGATGGAAACATga